The Paenibacillus spongiae nucleotide sequence CTTAGTTCAATCTCAACGGTCTCCCATTCGCCGCTTTCCCCCTTGCCGATTTCTTCGCGTCCTACGGACAAAAAGCGCGATGCTCCATCGGGATATACGGCGCTCAGCACCGCGATGAGGTCGGTCGGGCCGTCGTCCGCCTGCACTTGAAGCCGCACGCGCGGAGCTCCGAATACGCGGAAGCAACGTTCCGCCGGTTCAGACGTAAAGACGAGCATTTCGAACCGGTCTTCAATCTCGCTGCGGTCTTGCGGCAAATAAGAATCGAGCGGCATGGGCAGCCGGGAATCGTACACGAATACGTCGACCGAGCCTTCATCTGCGCCAGCCGCAGCATCCGCGAGCCGACCTCCGCCCGATGCGCCGTTAGCCGGTACGGCCGACCCTCTCAAGAATCGTCGTTCAGCTTCCAGTCCGCTGCCGAATGGAGACACCCCCCTTTCTAGCGACCGCCACCGGTTGCCGCCAAGCTCGAAATATTCGATAGCCGGAGCCTCGGGCGAGCCCGCATCCCCTTTGTCTTTCAGCCAATAGTCGAACCATCGGAGCTGCTTCAGGTGAATGTCGCCGCAAGCCTCGGCCCCGTGATCGACGCCTCCGGCGCGCCGGCCCCAAGGAATGTGATCCCATGGCCCAACGATTAGCCGGTGAGTCGGATTGCCGCGCCCTATTGCGTCGAACATCCGCATCGTTCCCATAAGGAACAAGTCGTACCAGCCGCCGATATGCAGGGCCGGAACAGGACTGTCGGCCAGCTTCGGCATCAAGTTGCGGCTCTCCCAATATTCGTCGTAATGCGGATGGCTGCACCACTCGCGGTAGGCCGGGAAATAACGGGACAGGATCGGATGCTCGCCCGCGACGGGCAGATGAAGCAGCATTTCGTGCGAAGGCCCCCTGCGTACCGAGGTGCAAGCCTCTTCAACCGAAGGGTCGCCCGCCCGCCTCGCGGCATCGCGCGCCAGCTGGTAAGCCCAGGGCAGATGTTCCCAAATGGCGAGCCGGCCCTGCGGATAGATCATGCCGCCGTATACATCGGCCCCGCACATCCCCGGAGCGATTGCGGCCAGCCGGGGCGGCTTCTCCGATGCGGCCGCCCACTGCGTGAATCCCTGATACGAGAAGCCGTACATCCCTACCCGGCCGTTCGAATCCGGCAGGCCCGCCGCCCATTCCACCGTGTCCCAGCCGTCTTCCGCCTCGCGGATGAACGGCTCGAACTCCCCTTCCGAGATCCCTCTGCCGCGAACATCTTGAATAACGACAATGTATCCCTGCTTCGCATACCAGACCGGATGCGCATAAGTGACGGTAGAAGCGATTCGTTTGCCGTAAGGCTGACGCATAAGCAGCACGGGGTGCGGGCCTTCCGCCTCCGGCCGGTAAATATCGGCATAAAGCACGGTACCGTCTCGCATGATGCAGGAGCGGTCCCGCTCGAGAATAACGTCTCCGAACCGTTCAGCCATCTTCCTCGCCTTCCCCGATGATGTCGTTTCAACCCTTTTTAAGCGAATTACAAACATGACATGAATCTAACGCATTTTCATAAACCGCCGATTCCCATGAAACAGACTACTATTCGACAGACAAAATGGACAATTACATTCTTTTCGACTGCAATACGTCTAATCTATGTTCTTTTCGAATGTAATTTTAAGTTTATTATATCGATGCGAATAATCGCTGTCAATAATTTTATGTTAGTTTATATAACATATAAACGAATACATTACATGCATATGACACGAAATCGCATGATGTGTTCCATTCGCGCCCCTCCACTGCTATCCCCCCTCCTCGTCACCACCCAATCGCCGCACCGTCGCTTCTCGGATCCGTTCCGCCTTGGAAGAAGCCAAACTCGCCGACCATGATCGCATGGGCATGACCCATGACGCCGTCATATGCCCCGACTACGCGAACGCAGTGCCCGGCTTCGGCGAGCGACTCCGCAACCGAGGAATCGATGCGAGACTCCAGCTTCAGCTCTTGCGAAGGCTCTCCCCATGTACGCCCCCATAAGAAACGCGGCTCGTCGACCGCCCGCCGGGGATCCATGCCATAGTCGGCCATTCGCGTAAAAACAGCCGTTTGCGTCTGTGGCTGCCCTTCCCCGCCTTGCGTGCCGTACAGCATATCGAGGCTCCCCCCGCGAAAAGCCATCGCAGGCATAAGCGTATGGAACGTCCGCTTGCCCGGCTGCAGACAATTGACATGCAGAGGATCCAGCGAGAAGAACGACCCCCGGTTTTGCAGCAAAATCCCCGTGTCGCCCGCCACAACGCCCGAGCCGAATTCAAAATAGAGACTTTGGATAAAAGAGACGGCGTTGCCCTCCCGGTCGACTACCGCCGCGTATGCCGTGTCGTTCCCAGCAGGCACGGAGTCGACCGGCAATGCGCCATCCATGCGAATAGCGGACGCGAGCCCGGCCGCATACGGTTTGCTCAACAGCCGCTCCAGCGGGATCGCCGCAAACGCCGGATCCGTCAAGAACGCATTGCGGTCGCGGAAGCTCAGCTTCAGCGCCTCGATCATCAGCTGATAATATTCATGCGTTCCATGCTCGACGCAGCCGAAGTCGAACGTCTCCAGGACATGGAGCGCCATCAGTCCGACGAAGCCTTGCGAATTGGGAGGCATCTGATACACAATGCGGTCCCGATACGTCCCGCTCAGCGGCGTCACCCACTCCCCGGCATGATCGGCGAAATCGTCGGCTGTCAGCAGACCGCCTTCCTGATGCAAATAACGCGAGATTTCCGCCGCGACCGTTCCTTTGTAGAACGCTTCTCTTCGGCCGACAGCCACTTCGCGTAGCGACCGGGCGAGCTGCGGCTGCACGAACCTCGCGCCAGCCGCAGGCAGCTCCCCGCCCGGCATATAGATCGAGGTAGTATGCTGGAACGCAGCCAATATTCCAGCTTGCGCCCTCGTGTTGACATACTGGTCGTTCGAGAGAGGGAACCCTTCCGTTGCATAGCCAATCGCCGCTTCCAGCGTCTCGGCAAAGTCCAGCCGCCCGTATTCGGCATGAATGGCACACCAGGCATCGACCATGCCAGGCACGGTCACCGCGCTGCGCACGCCGCGGACCGGTATCGCCGCACAGCCGCGGAACGCCTCGATATTCGCCCTGTACCCGGAACGCCCGCTGCCGTTATATCCTCTGACTTCTCCATCCTGCGGCCGGTAAGCAAGCCAGAACGAGTCTCCCCCGAGCCCCGTCATATGAGGGTAAACGACCGCCAGGCAAGCGCTGACCGCAACGGCCGCATCAAAAGCGTTGCCGCCTTTCTGCAAGATGCGGGCACCAGCCGACGAGGCCAGGTAATGCGGACTGACAACCATTGCTTCCGAACCGATGACCGAACGATTCTTCTCCATGCCACATTCATCTCCCGCAATTTGATGTTAACTAACATAACATATACATTCCACAATCGACAAGAGCTGTTTTAGAATGTTATGTAAGCCAACGGCGTATATTATGTTGAAAAGGAATGTTAATGGCGATATATTTATACATAAGGTAACTGATATGACCGTTTTTCATTCGACTTATACACCCAAGAGTCAATCTATACCCGACATACTACTTACATCGGAACCCTTAAAACAGTTCCTACAAGGAGGACCTATTCATGCCGAACACAACGATAAACGAAATGCCCAACGTTCACATTGACGAGATCGACCGCAAAATCATATCCGCCCTGCTCGAGAACGCGCGCATTTCCTATACCGATCTGGCGAAGGAAATCGGGCTCTCGCGAGTGGCCGTGCAGGCCCGAATCAATACGCTGATTGAAGAAGGCGTGGTGGAACGGTTTACCGCGGTCATCAACCCGGTCAAGATCGGCATTACCGTTTCCGCCTTTTTCAACGTGGAGGTCGAGCCGAAATCGCTGCAGCAGGTGGCCGATCGGCTTGCGGAGGAGCCTTCCGTTACCAGCCTGTATCTGATGACCGGCCCGAGCAAGCTGCATATGCATGGATTGTTTAGGGACAATCAGGAGATGGAATTATTCATGAAGGAGAAGCTTTACCCGCTGGAAGGCATTACGAGCGTCGATAGCCAGGTGCTCATTACGCGTTACAAGAGCCGCATGGGCATGAGGCTGTAGCCGATGCCGGACCCGCGCATTCGGAATCGCTATTGGCAGTTGACCGCCGCGATGATTCGGACCGGCATCTTGGGCTATGGCGGTGGTCCTTCGGTTATCCCGCTTATCCGCTACGAAGCCGTCACGCGTTACGGCTGGGTGAAGGATGAAGAGTTCGGCGATATTTTGGCCATCGCCAACGCGCTCCCCGGCCCCATCGCCACGAAAATCGCCGCCTATCTCGGCTACCGGGAGAAAGGGTGGACGGGGGCGCTGCTGGCTATGCTCGCTCATATCCTCCCTTCCTCCGCCGCCATGATTCTGCTCATGTCCATCGTGCAGTTGCTGAGCCGATCGCCGGTCATCGCAGGCATGATCGCGGCCGTGATGCCGGTCATCGCGGTCATGATCGGCATGATGGCTTATGAATTCGGCAAGCGCGCACATAAAGGGCTTGGCCTGGTGCTCGGCCTTGCCTTCTTCGCGGCCGCGTTCTTGCTTCTGGAGGTCGTCCCTCTTCATCCGGCTGTTGTCATTGCGCTATTCCTCGCCTACGGCGCCATCCACTATAAGGTGGCCGAACGATTGCGCAGCCGCGCCCATAAACGAAAAAGCCGCAAAGGGGAGTATACGACATGGAGTGGCTGAAGCTTATCATCGGCTTTTTCACGGCGAATATCCTCGGTTATGGCGGCGGACCCGCTTCCATTCCGTTGATGTACCGGGAGATCGTCCCCCATTACGGATGGCTGGACGATGCGCAGTTCTCCAATATGCTGGCGCTCGGCAACACGCTTCCCGGCCCCATCGCCACCAAAATCGCCGCCTATGTCGGCTATGATGCCGCCGGACTTCTGGGTCTGCTCGCAGCGCTGGCCGCGACGATCCTCCCGTCTGCCATCGCGCTCATTCTGCTGCTCCGCCTGCTGCACAAACACCGCTCGTCGCCGGTCGTCAAAGGGATGACGCTGCTGGTGCAGCCGGCGATCGCGGTCATGATGGCCGTGTTGGCATGGCAGATGATTTCCGGCGCCGCCGCCTCCATCGGCATCTGGCAGTCGCTCGGCATCGCCGTCGCTGCTTTCTGGGCCATGGCCGTCAAGAAATACCATCCCGCCCTAGTCATCATCGCCGCTTTCGCTTACGGCGGCCTTGTGCTGTCGCATACGATATAACGCTCGGTGAAAAAGAAAGAACCTTCACATCCGCTAGAATAGCGAAAGCTGAAGGTTCTTTTCTTTTTAGAACTTATCATAAATGCTTCACATAACAATGCCGGGGCTTTCCTCCATACATCGGACGGGTAAATTGGTGGGTAAACCCTTCGGACTCCAAGTTTCGTATGCTGGCATGATTGTTCGGATGCACCGTCGAATAGAGGTAACGGCAGCCGTTCTCCATGGCGCGCTGCTCGCGTAATCGATGAAAATACCGCTGCAAGCCCAACCCGCGGACGGATTCGTGGACGACAGTCCCCTCCAGGAAAGCCACTTGGGACAATTCTTCCTCCGGAACCCCGAATTCCCTCCCGAGATTGCTTTCACTAAGCTTGGGGTATGTCAAAAATGTATAAGCGGAGAGTTTCCTATCGCGGTATGCACCGTAGATTTCGCCATTTTCGAGGACATAGGTATGAAAGTAATCTTCATCGTCCATCGCAAAAAGCTCCTGTGACGGGAGACGGGATATGACGTCAGCCATGAGGGTCAACAGATCTGGGATATCGGCATGCCCTAATCGGCGGTATTCCAAATTCTTTTCTTTCAAACTCGGCATAATAGCAGTCCCTTTCAGTTACTATCTATACTCGTCTATCCGTATAAATCAAGTCCGACAACCCGATTATCCTTCGCATCCACAACGAGAAGAAGCGACTCCGCGAACGCACGGAACGTACGGAGCGCTAGCGATTCCTGTAATGCTTCTTCCAAGACCCATCCGGTCGGGACCAGAAAGACGGAGCCGGAGTCGGCAAAAAAGCTGTTTTGGAAGAATTCCCTTATTTTCTCCGTCTCCTGCGTATGCATCCCCTTTTATAGCTTCATCCGAATATACCGGCTTCTTGGTTTCAACGAGCCAATCGAACATAAGATTCGCCCCTTCATCGATTTCTGCATATTTTAAGACAATCTGCGGTGTTTGCCATGCCACAATGCTGTCATTATAGCAGAAATAGATGCTGCGGATAAATCTCGGTCTACTACGCTCTAATAGTGAACGCCGCTCCCCGGCAGTGGTCCGGAAAGCGGCGTCGCCTGATTACGATGTGAATTTAAACGATTTTAGAATCTTGTCGACGAGATCGCGGAAAGCAGCCGTGTCGTTCGCCTGATTGATATGGAATTCCAGCAGATAGGCCCGGCCATTCTTCTCGAAGATATAGAAGGTCGAATTGAGCGGATGGTCACTCTTAAGCGCCTCCGCTTCAATCTTCGTCGCGGTCTGGCCCGCTATGGTGACTTGAGAGGTGCCGATTACCCGCGTCTCTCTGCTCTTAAAGTCCTCGTTCTGCGTCAGAACCGTCTGAACACTCTGTTGAATTCCAGAGACAGTAGCGTCATCATACACGCCTAAACTAAAAGTACCGTAACTGCCATTATAGGTCACGGCATCCTTCTCGAAGTCTTTGTCCACTCCGCTCCACGACTGCGGGATATCGATCGAATATCCGTATGTCTTACTGGTCTTCGTTACCGTCAGCGATTCCAGTCCCTCTTCTTCCTCCATCTCGCTGAAGTTCGCTTCCACGTAATCGATATCGAAGTCAAGCGTAGCCAGCACCTGTTTGAAGGCGGATTGCGCTTTCGCCGCACTGCCGGATGGATAGTAGAGAGTCACGTAATATCTGTGATTGCCGGCAATCAGATAAATGTCGTGCGACGTTGACCAGTTTTTCTTGTCGAAGCTGTATTCCAACGTCAGAACGGCTGCCTTCCCGTCTTCCAGCACCTGGTTCGACTCTGCGATGTTACGCAAGTAGCCCGGCGCATATTGCGCCTCCAGTTTCGCGCGCTCCTTCTTCATCCATTGCTCCGCCGTTTCATCCTTCTTCGCTGAAGAGATATGAATCTCCATGAAAGTATCTTCGTTCCCGAACAGCGGATAAGGCGCCTTGGAATCCCGTCCCCAGTCCGCGGGCAGCTGGACCGTCAGGCCGTAATCACGGTCGGAGACGACCATAAAGCCATCCTTCACCTTCGTGATGTCTTTCAGCGACGCATCCGCCTTGCTGAACTTCAGCTTGAAGCTGTCCAGCAGCGGCTGATACTTGTCCAGCGCGTCGCGGGACGCCGCCTTTACCCCGGACATGATGGTATAGATCCGGTTCTCCTTCTGGATGCCACGGTACTCGAAGAACCAGCCGTTCCGGCTGCGGCTGACGATCTTCTCGAAGCTGAGCCCTCCGATATCGACCGTCTTCTTCTCCACCGCAAACTCGTCTTCGGCGAAGTAGCCGAGCAGATGCTCGCGAACCTCTTCGCGCGTGTATGTCTGGCCGACATCGACGACCGTCACGATAAGACTCGGATTGCCGTTCGCATCGGACCAGACGGCAACGTTGCCGTTATCGCTCTGCTCCGAGAGAGACAGGTCGCTTGGGTAGTTGACCGACCAGCCGTAATAGCTGTCGCCGACTTTCGTCTTGCCGGCATCAGGATTTATTCCCCCGGTATTGCCGGTTTGTCCGCCGGTTTCGCCGCCGCCCGCACGGAAGCCGACGATTGTGATTTGCTTGCCGCTTGTCGTGATGGTCGCTCCGAAAGACTGAGCGATGACGCGCAGCGGCACCATCGTCGTATTATTGACAACCTTCGGCTCGACCGCGATCGTCGTTGCCTTCCCGTTGACGAGCACCTGCTTGCTGCCGATCGTCAGAACGACCTTCGTATCGTTGTAAGCTAGCGTGATGATTTTGTTCTTCTCCAGCTGCAGCCCGGCTCCGAACGCTTTGGTGATGACGCTTAACGGAACGAGCGTCGTGCCGTTAATTTGATACGGCTTCTGGATGGTCGAAGATGCACCGTTGATCGTGACCGTAGGGCTGCCAACGGTCAGTTGGATGACGACGGGCTGGGCCGCCGCTCCTACCGCGGCCGGAACGAGCGCAATCATCAGGCATAGTGCGGTGAATAGTACAAGTAGACGTTTCTTCATCTAAGTAATCCCTCTCCCATGTATGATCGTTGCCGATTTAGCCTTGAGCTAGGACAAGCTTGCGCGTAGTCAGCTTGCTTCCCGTTTGCGTTACGATTTCGACCTGCTGACCGGGCAGGTAGGCCTTGAGCAATTCGTTCAGCTCAACTAAGGACGTAACCGGCTTCCCCGCCACCGTATAGAGCAGATCGCCCGCTTTAAGTCCGGCCTTCGATGCCGATTCGGCCTTTACTGCCGTCACCCTTAGCGGCTCCGTCGTCGGCAGTCCGACGATCGCGGCCCAGCTTTCCTCCAGCTCGATACCGAGCGAGGCGCGGTTAACTTTGCCATACTTGAAAAAATGCTGCATGACATACCGGACCGTATCCGTCGGGATGGAGAAGCCGAGGCTCTCGATACCGGGGCTGACGAACTTCAGCGAATTGATGCCGATCACTTCTCCCTTTAGATTGACCAGAGGTCCGCCGCTGTTCCCGGGATTGATCGCTGCGTCGGTCTGCAGCAGTTTATAAGCCGACGAGACGGACCGGTTCATGCCGCTCAGGATGCCGGTTGTTGCGGTATTGCGCAGCGTGAACGAGACCGGGGTCCCGATCGCCGCCACCTGCTCCCCGACCTGAAGCTGCAGCGGTGAAGCCGCGAACCGCGCCGGCTTCAACCCGGTCGCATTCACCTTCACCAGCGCAAGATCGCTTGCTTCGTCTGCATGGGTCGTCTTGCCTTCATACTGCTTGCCGTCCGCCATGACGACTACGATGTTCTTCATGTCCTTGACGACATGCGCGTTCGTCACGATCCAGCCGTCAGCCTTCCAGACGACGCCCGTCCCGTGTGAAAGCGCATACCGATCTTCGTAGCCGGCCGGCTTGCCGATGATCGCCACCACGGAGGGCGAGACGTTCTGAATGACATCCGGAATCGGGTCGCGGGACGAATAAGAATACGTTCCCGTCTTCGCATTGTACGTGCCCGTTCCTCCCAGCGCTTTCGTCAGCGAGCTTGCCTTGACATAAACTTCCCCGTTAATGAGCTTCGCTTCGAGCGAATGCGCGGGGGCCGCAGCCTGCGCCGCACCCATCGCGCTCCCGGTCACAAGCAGCGCTCCGGCAGCCGTCGCGCACAGCAGCCGCAGCCTATTCTTTCTCATCATGAAATCTCCTATCCCCCAATTCAGCACAGGTACTATGGACGCATTGCTAGAGTCACAGATTCACTTTACTATATATTCCAATATGTAACAATTATTTTTTTCGTTTCCAGTTTTGTAAACCAGCACGCAGACATCCGAGCCGTTTCCAGCCTCTATTACCCGCCCCTTCCAAGTAGATCTATCGGTCTTCTTTCCTATGAAATCCCTGCTAAATCGACCTCATTTACAGGTATTGTAAAATTATGTATTTTGCTTGTTGGCCATGTGATTCGAGTCATTCTGTTTCGTTCTGAAGTGCTGTTCACAATGAAAAGAGAACCAGCAGCGTCAAATTAACGTTCTGGTTCTCTCTGGTTCGGTTATTGGCTTCTTCGACTTCTTTAGTTACACGGAAAGAATAAGTTCGAGATTATGCTT carries:
- a CDS encoding stalk domain-containing protein encodes the protein MKKRLLVLFTALCLMIALVPAAVGAAAQPVVIQLTVGSPTVTINGASSTIQKPYQINGTTLVPLSVITKAFGAGLQLEKNKIITLAYNDTKVVLTIGSKQVLVNGKATTIAVEPKVVNNTTMVPLRVIAQSFGATITTSGKQITIVGFRAGGGETGGQTGNTGGINPDAGKTKVGDSYYGWSVNYPSDLSLSEQSDNGNVAVWSDANGNPSLIVTVVDVGQTYTREEVREHLLGYFAEDEFAVEKKTVDIGGLSFEKIVSRSRNGWFFEYRGIQKENRIYTIMSGVKAASRDALDKYQPLLDSFKLKFSKADASLKDITKVKDGFMVVSDRDYGLTVQLPADWGRDSKAPYPLFGNEDTFMEIHISSAKKDETAEQWMKKERAKLEAQYAPGYLRNIAESNQVLEDGKAAVLTLEYSFDKKNWSTSHDIYLIAGNHRYYVTLYYPSGSAAKAQSAFKQVLATLDFDIDYVEANFSEMEEEEGLESLTVTKTSKTYGYSIDIPQSWSGVDKDFEKDAVTYNGSYGTFSLGVYDDATVSGIQQSVQTVLTQNEDFKSRETRVIGTSQVTIAGQTATKIEAEALKSDHPLNSTFYIFEKNGRAYLLEFHINQANDTAAFRDLVDKILKSFKFTS
- the ggt gene encoding gamma-glutamyltransferase translates to MEKNRSVIGSEAMVVSPHYLASSAGARILQKGGNAFDAAVAVSACLAVVYPHMTGLGGDSFWLAYRPQDGEVRGYNGSGRSGYRANIEAFRGCAAIPVRGVRSAVTVPGMVDAWCAIHAEYGRLDFAETLEAAIGYATEGFPLSNDQYVNTRAQAGILAAFQHTTSIYMPGGELPAAGARFVQPQLARSLREVAVGRREAFYKGTVAAEISRYLHQEGGLLTADDFADHAGEWVTPLSGTYRDRIVYQMPPNSQGFVGLMALHVLETFDFGCVEHGTHEYYQLMIEALKLSFRDRNAFLTDPAFAAIPLERLLSKPYAAGLASAIRMDGALPVDSVPAGNDTAYAAVVDREGNAVSFIQSLYFEFGSGVVAGDTGILLQNRGSFFSLDPLHVNCLQPGKRTFHTLMPAMAFRGGSLDMLYGTQGGEGQPQTQTAVFTRMADYGMDPRRAVDEPRFLWGRTWGEPSQELKLESRIDSSVAESLAEAGHCVRVVGAYDGVMGHAHAIMVGEFGFFQGGTDPRSDGAAIGW
- a CDS encoding GNAT family N-acetyltransferase, which encodes MDDEDYFHTYVLENGEIYGAYRDRKLSAYTFLTYPKLSESNLGREFGVPEEELSQVAFLEGTVVHESVRGLGLQRYFHRLREQRAMENGCRYLYSTVHPNNHASIRNLESEGFTHQFTRPMYGGKPRHCYVKHL
- a CDS encoding chromate transporter; this encodes MEWLKLIIGFFTANILGYGGGPASIPLMYREIVPHYGWLDDAQFSNMLALGNTLPGPIATKIAAYVGYDAAGLLGLLAALAATILPSAIALILLLRLLHKHRSSPVVKGMTLLVQPAIAVMMAVLAWQMISGAAASIGIWQSLGIAVAAFWAMAVKKYHPALVIIAAFAYGGLVLSHTI
- a CDS encoding CocE/NonD family hydrolase, producing MAERFGDVILERDRSCIMRDGTVLYADIYRPEAEGPHPVLLMRQPYGKRIASTVTYAHPVWYAKQGYIVVIQDVRGRGISEGEFEPFIREAEDGWDTVEWAAGLPDSNGRVGMYGFSYQGFTQWAAASEKPPRLAAIAPGMCGADVYGGMIYPQGRLAIWEHLPWAYQLARDAARRAGDPSVEEACTSVRRGPSHEMLLHLPVAGEHPILSRYFPAYREWCSHPHYDEYWESRNLMPKLADSPVPALHIGGWYDLFLMGTMRMFDAIGRGNPTHRLIVGPWDHIPWGRRAGGVDHGAEACGDIHLKQLRWFDYWLKDKGDAGSPEAPAIEYFELGGNRWRSLERGVSPFGSGLEAERRFLRGSAVPANGASGGGRLADAAAGADEGSVDVFVYDSRLPMPLDSYLPQDRSEIEDRFEMLVFTSEPAERCFRVFGAPRVRLQVQADDGPTDLIAVLSAVYPDGASRFLSVGREEIGKGESGEWETVEIELRPVAMAFDAGLSVRLELTGSAFPVFVRHPGGVPPEDIHRVGPERLNVVSVAVKSGGAVSYLELPVVADGG
- a CDS encoding Lrp/AsnC family transcriptional regulator, which produces MPNTTINEMPNVHIDEIDRKIISALLENARISYTDLAKEIGLSRVAVQARINTLIEEGVVERFTAVINPVKIGITVSAFFNVEVEPKSLQQVADRLAEEPSVTSLYLMTGPSKLHMHGLFRDNQEMELFMKEKLYPLEGITSVDSQVLITRYKSRMGMRL
- a CDS encoding chromate transporter, which codes for MPDPRIRNRYWQLTAAMIRTGILGYGGGPSVIPLIRYEAVTRYGWVKDEEFGDILAIANALPGPIATKIAAYLGYREKGWTGALLAMLAHILPSSAAMILLMSIVQLLSRSPVIAGMIAAVMPVIAVMIGMMAYEFGKRAHKGLGLVLGLAFFAAAFLLLEVVPLHPAVVIALFLAYGAIHYKVAERLRSRAHKRKSRKGEYTTWSG
- a CDS encoding S1C family serine protease; protein product: MRKNRLRLLCATAAGALLVTGSAMGAAQAAAPAHSLEAKLINGEVYVKASSLTKALGGTGTYNAKTGTYSYSSRDPIPDVIQNVSPSVVAIIGKPAGYEDRYALSHGTGVVWKADGWIVTNAHVVKDMKNIVVVMADGKQYEGKTTHADEASDLALVKVNATGLKPARFAASPLQLQVGEQVAAIGTPVSFTLRNTATTGILSGMNRSVSSAYKLLQTDAAINPGNSGGPLVNLKGEVIGINSLKFVSPGIESLGFSIPTDTVRYVMQHFFKYGKVNRASLGIELEESWAAIVGLPTTEPLRVTAVKAESASKAGLKAGDLLYTVAGKPVTSLVELNELLKAYLPGQQVEIVTQTGSKLTTRKLVLAQG